From bacterium:
TAGAGCTTCAGTTGATCGCAAAGAATCTTTTCGATTATACGCAGCCGACGCGCGACATAACCGACGCCGCGTATATCTATGCGCCGTTGATTGGCCGCCAAATATCGGCGGGGATAACTATCGATCTATAGATTGAGATTCCTGAAAAACGGCAAATTGTTCCATCGTAGGGGCGACCGGCCAGTCGCCCCTACAAATCGAGATTTACGACATCGCCGGGCGAATGGTTGCGCAAATCTTCGTCGATAATTCCATAGGGGACGCATATATGCGTCCCCTACCACCGGTCCGGTCGTTGAGTAAAGTCGAAACGCGGTCGTTCTGGTATTGCGCACTCATTCACGCATTCGTGATAATCTGGATAAACCTTGTGGCTGTCCTTCGCCAGAATGCAGATAATTTCGGTGTCGGCGTCGCCGACTTCATCGAGGTTTTCGCCCGTCTTTTCGTGCGAACAGAGGAATAATCTCTTGCGCAAAAACGAAGGTTTGGATATTCTCCCGCTTTATTTTGCCGGTAGGCCGACTGGTAACAAATCTTGCAATCTATTCAGATTTGTTAGATCGTTTCAGTTACTACTTGCTTGTGAGAGCAATTTCCGCAGCGTTGACAATTTGATATGCTATTGGCGAAGCTGTCAACAGAGGATGAGTTCCCACTTGGAAAGTAGAGATTTCATAGGCCCTTGTCTTATGTTGAAGAAGAGCGCCGATGAAATTAATTATTTCACCGATAGATGGTCCGCCGAAAACTTGTCCGCCAATCAAAACCATTGTATCTTTCTCGAAGATCAGTTTCACGCCGATTTTTTCGGCACCGGGGATACATCCGGGATGCCTATTGACAGAAGTAAATTTGCCGGTTGCGACCTCGATATTCATTTCTTTTGCGATTCTTTCTGTCATACCCGCTGACCCCACTGCCAAATCGCCTATCATTGTGCAGAAAATGCCTATTGCACTTGTGTTTCTGCGACGAACACCGAATAGGTTTCCTGCAGCGATTCTCGCTTCGGAAGTTGCGATAGATGCCAGGCGAATATTCGAGGGCGTTCCGCTCAAGGGGCATTTCTTTGCAGCGCAATCTCCAACCGCAAAAATATCTTTATTGTTGGTTCTCATAAACTCATCGACTTTTACGCCGAGACGTCTATCTGCATCCAGCCCAGTGTTTGCAGCAAGCTCGATATTAGGAATTACGCCGATCCCCGCAATAACGGCATCGGCTTTTATGGTCTGGCCGTCATCCAACTGCACAGATTCGACTTTGCCATCTCCTAAAAGCTTTTCCACTTTCCTGTTATTCAAGACTTTAATCCCTCTCTCTTCGAGTTTCTTTTCGATAAGAGTGCTAATCTCATCATCGGCGGCAAACAGAAGACATTTGGGAAGAAGCTCGACTACTGTGACATTTGGGATACCTCTCTTTTTGCATTCATCGGCAAATTCGAGACCAATAAAACCACCGCCGATGATTACAACATCTTTTGCCAAACTCAAAGTGCTCTGAAGTTTCTTGAGATATGGGACTTCTTTTTGAACGACAAATGCGTTTTCCAATTCACAACCGGGAATTGGAGGCTCCAAAGGCAACGAACCGGTAGCTATGATCATCTTCTCGTAATCGAAAGTTTTGCCGCCCTTGGTGTTGACTACCTTTTTATCTTTATCTATCGAAGCCACTTCATCGATAAGCAAATCGATGTTCTTCGTTGTGAGCACGGTATCTGGGATGATATTCTTGTCGATTTCGCCGAGAGTTCCAAAGATGTAGGGAATCCCACAGGGAATCATTACCTTTTCATTCTTGCGAATGACCGTGATCTTCTTTTCTGGATAATATCTTCTCGCAGAAATTGCCGCCGCAATACCAGCCGCGCTTCCACCGACAATAAGAATTTCGATTTTCTCGTTCATTATTTTACCTCCACTTTGGTTTTAAAAAAGGTTCCTTTTATTACATTATCTAGCTGTATCATTATATATATTACATGTATAAATTTTAACTTTTGATTGTATTTATTTTTAAGCTCAACGAAAGGAAAAGTTTTAAATATTTTATAATTTATTTGGCATTAACTCTAAAAAATCTTCACTACTGTTTCCGCCTTTAAAATTTTGGTATTTTTTACTGCTTAGAATATCGGCTTATTGCTATTGTTTTCATGGTACTATCGATGATAACCACTATCATCGATTTTATAAGCGTAAAACCACTTTTATCTGGTCATATTTATACAAATTTACATTTTGCAGTTTTCCGATAGCATCACTTTTAATAGCGAAAACACACTTGCGAGCTAATTTTGGGGATAATTTTATACGATCGAGTATTCTTCGCTCACTGATAGTATTTTCGCGGTGAAACTTAAATCTAGTATTGAGACAATATAAAAAGGCCCCTTTTGGGGCCTTTCCATTTACAATAATAATTGGCTTTTAACTCGTTACGTTCAGCGTGTCGAGTCGGATATGTGGGACAAGGTAACTTCCCCATACGAGTTCCTGTTTATTGCCGATAGCGGATATTTCTTTCATATCTGAATAAATATTCCCTGCGATGCTAGCATTCTTAACTCTTCCTACCAACTCGCCTTTTTCTATTTTAAAAGCTGTTCCCACGGGATTCGAGAAGGCTCCTGAAATAATGTTTCCCTGCCCAAGACCGAGAACACCTTCGACTAACAAACCTTCTTCGACATCGGAAATCATCTTTTTATATGGTA
This genomic window contains:
- a CDS encoding FAD-dependent oxidoreductase produces the protein MNEKIEILIVGGSAAGIAAAISARRYYPEKKITVIRKNEKVMIPCGIPYIFGTLGEIDKNIIPDTVLTTKNIDLLIDEVASIDKDKKVVNTKGGKTFDYEKMIIATGSLPLEPPIPGCELENAFVVQKEVPYLKKLQSTLSLAKDVVIIGGGFIGLEFADECKKRGIPNVTVVELLPKCLLFAADDEISTLIEKKLEERGIKVLNNRKVEKLLGDGKVESVQLDDGQTIKADAVIAGIGVIPNIELAANTGLDADRRLGVKVDEFMRTNNKDIFAVGDCAAKKCPLSGTPSNIRLASIATSEARIAAGNLFGVRRRNTSAIGIFCTMIGDLAVGSAGMTERIAKEMNIEVATGKFTSVNRHPGCIPGAEKIGVKLIFEKDTMVLIGGQVFGGPSIGEIINFIGALLQHKTRAYEISTFQVGTHPLLTASPIAYQIVNAAEIALTSK